Genomic window (Antricoccus suffuscus):
CGCCCGGAACTTCAACGACCGCCCAGCGCGCTCGTTCGACCGTCCCTCCCGGGACCGGTTCGCGGACAAGTACGAAGAGGGCATCGACGAGCTGACCCCGATCGCGGGCAAGGCTGCGGTTGAGGTTGGCGAGGACAACGGCTTCACAGCTATGGGCCTGCCTGACCAGCTCGTCGCCGCGCTCGCCGCGGCCGGCATCTCCGCGCCATTCGCAATCCAAGGCGAAGCAATTCCGACGGCGCTGACCGGCGCCGACGTGCTGGCCCGCGCGGCGACCGGCTCCGGCAAGACGCTCGCGTTCGGTCTACCGTTGATCGCCACGCTCGCCGACGTCAAGCGGGAGCCGAACCGCCCGCACGCGATGGTGCTGGTGCCTACTCGCGAACTCGCGATGCAGGTAATGGAGGCCCTGGCCCCACTCGGCAAGTCCCTCGGACTTCGAATGGTGCTGATAGCTGGCGGCATGCCGTACAAGAAGCAGCTCATGGCGCTCGAGAGCGGTGTCGACGTACTCATCTCCACGCCAGGTCGATTGATCGACCTCATTGAGCGTGGCGCTGCGGATCTGAGCGACGTGCGCATCTCGGTCCTCGACGAGGCCGACCAGATGTGCGACATGGGCTTCTTGCCCGAGGTAACTCGTATCCTCGACGAGACTCCGGCGCACAGCCAGCGGATGCTCTTCTCCGCGACGCTCGACGGCGACGTCGACAAGTTGGTCAGGAAATTCCTGACCAACCCCGTGCGTCACTCGACGGCCGACGTCACCGCGTCGATCGACTCTATGGAACATCACGTGTTCGTCGTGCATCCCGGCCGCAAGGCCGAGGTCACCGCCGAGCTCGCATCTCGCGAAGGCCGGACGATCATCTTCGTGCGGACCAAGCTCGGCGCGGACCGCGTCGCAGAGAAGCTTCGTGAGGCCGGTGTCGGCGCTGCAGCGCTGCACGGTGGGCTCAACCAGGGTGCCCGCACCCGGACTCTCTCGGCGTTCCGTGAGGGCCACGTGCCGGTGCTGGTCGCGACCGATGTCGCCGCCCGCGGCATTCACATCGACGACGTTGAGCTCGTCGTACAGGCCGATCCGCCCACCGACCACAAGACCTACCTGCACCGCGCCGGTCGTACTGCGCGCGCGGGTGGCTCGGGCAGCGTTGTCACCTTGGCGATGCCACGGGAGCGGGGCGGCGTTGAGCGCACCACACGGCT
Coding sequences:
- a CDS encoding DEAD/DEAH box helicase, whose amino-acid sequence is MSYAPKTPGLAPSKTGVKPRHKGKKKAFGANKSGPPSRTAPTGAPKKAHRKGTRRPDEFTPASERGAAGDRKPRTFNNDRPARSFDRRDDRPARSYNNDRPARSYNNNNNDDRPARSFDRRDDRGSYQRRDDRPARSYNNDRPARSYNNDRPARSYNNNDDRPARSFDRRDDRGSYQRRDDRPARSFDRRDDRPARSYNNDRPARSYNNDRPARSYNNDRPARNFNDRPARSFDRPSRDRFADKYEEGIDELTPIAGKAAVEVGEDNGFTAMGLPDQLVAALAAAGISAPFAIQGEAIPTALTGADVLARAATGSGKTLAFGLPLIATLADVKREPNRPHAMVLVPTRELAMQVMEALAPLGKSLGLRMVLIAGGMPYKKQLMALESGVDVLISTPGRLIDLIERGAADLSDVRISVLDEADQMCDMGFLPEVTRILDETPAHSQRMLFSATLDGDVDKLVRKFLTNPVRHSTADVTASIDSMEHHVFVVHPGRKAEVTAELASREGRTIIFVRTKLGADRVAEKLREAGVGAAALHGGLNQGARTRTLSAFREGHVPVLVATDVAARGIHIDDVELVVQADPPTDHKTYLHRAGRTARAGGSGSVVTLAMPRERGGVERTTRLAGLKVRGVYVEPGDAPLESITGGTKPSGVPVEEYRAPAPVRNRRPRRDFKGGDFKGGRGRSYGRRPQRSF